The following proteins come from a genomic window of Populus nigra chromosome 6, ddPopNigr1.1, whole genome shotgun sequence:
- the LOC133696659 gene encoding binding partner of ACD11 1 isoform X2, translated as MRRESETTQLAYVTFEESQGADTAMLLSGAIVADLSVLITPVEDYQLPPEALSSKLEQKPPATDSAVKKAEDVVSTMLAKGFVLGKDAINRGKAFDERIHLTSNASATVASIDHKMGLSEKLSVGTAVVNEKVREMDEKFQVLVKTKTVLSVAEQKASSVGSAIMSNPYVSTGASWVSGAFTAVAKAAEDVSVMTREKVEKAEEEKMEIPVSEGSPAHIHHNGSPAGEPPVIPIDSADSKLANI; from the exons ATGCGAAG GGAAAGTGAAACAACTCAGCTTGCCTATGTTACATTCGAGGAGTCGCAGGGAGCTGATACGGCGATGCTTCTTTCA GGAGCCATCGTAGCTGATCTTTCTGTTTTGATTACACCTGTTGAGGATTATCAACTGCCCCCTGAAGCTCTTTCATCAAAATtg GAGCAAAAGCCACCTGCTACTGATTCTGCTGTTAAGAAGGCTGAAGATGTGGTGAGCACCATGCTTGCCAAGGGCTTTGTATTGGGGAAGGATGCCATCAACAGGGGCAAAGCCTTTGATGAACGTATTCATCTGACTTCAAATGCCTCTGCAACAGTTGCTTCAATTGACCATAAGATGGGTCTGAGTGAAAAGCTTAGTGTGGGTACAGCTGTGGTGAATGAAAAGGTCCGGGAGATGGATGAGAAGTTCCAAGTGCTTGTAAAGACGAAAACTGTCCTTTCAGTAGCTGAGCAGAAGGCAAGCAGTGTAGGATCTGCCATCATGAGTAACCCTTACGTATCCACAGGAGCTTCATGGGTTTCAGGTGCGTTTACTGCAGTGGCAAAGGCAGCTGAGGATGTGAGCGTGATGACCAGGGAGAAAGTTGAGAAGGCTGAAGAGGAAAAAATGGAGATTCCTGTCAGCGAGGGGAGCCCAGCACACATCCATCACAATGGATCTCCAGCGGGAGAGCCTCCAGTGATTCCAATTGATTCAGCAGATAGTAAGCTTGCAAATATTTGA
- the LOC133695723 gene encoding putative receptor protein kinase ZmPK1: MVPFFLFFAFLLLSNPSPSTSQRQQNMTSFSSSDSPWLPMQNKILLSPNSTFAAGFYPVDNSSNHFNFSIWYYKLPRNITTTVWSANKHDSPLSTNASLVITATRELRLTDSSSRSNLWPGAPNSTNSNSTRLVLNEDGSLVYDKWKSFNFPTDTFLPDQAINGTELVSQNGKFRFLNSSSLSFNYSDNYWTSDNVFAQLKSDGSVNQGNGVSIISADFGVARMRRLTLDNDGNLRVYSYDESLGQWFIAWQALQESCKVHGLCGPNAICLPDGSNSMSCVCPPGFRQSSTSRDACERKRKLTSNTKFVQLDYVNFTGGSNQTSLNVRNLTTCRANCLAHPNCLGFMFKYDGQGYCVLQLDRLLYGYWSPGTEVVMFLRVDSSETDETNFTGMTRVLDTTCPVRISLPFPPQESNTTTRNIAIICTLFAAELISGILFFWAFLKKYIKYRDMAQTLGLEFLPAGGPKRFTYAELKAATNDFSNAIGKGGFGDVYRGELPDKRIVAVKCLKHVTGGDTEFWAEVTIIARMHHLNLVRLWGFCAEKGQRILVYEYVPNGSLDRYLFPAGRVPSSGTEVEMGLVAIDGRKPMLDWGIRYRIALGVARAIAYLHEECLEWVLHCDIKPENILLGDDFCPKISDFGLAKLRKKEDMVSMSRIRGTRGYMAPEWIKSDPITPKADVYSFGMVLLEIVTGSRNFETQGSLMDSEDWYFPRWAFDKVFKEMKVEDILDRQIKHCYDGRVHFDMVDRMVKTAMWCLQDRPDMRPSMGKVAKMLEGTVEITEPTKPTIFFLED; this comes from the coding sequence atggttcccttctttctcttctttgctTTCCTTCTGCTATCAAATCCTTCACCATCAACATCCCAACGACAACAAAACATGACATCTTTCTCCTCCTCCGACTCCCCATGGCTTCCGATGCAAAATAAAATCCTCCTTTCTCCCAACTCCACCTTCGCAGCCGGCTTTTACCCTGTGGACAATTCTTCAAACCACTTCAATTTCTCAATTTGGTATTACAAATTGCCAAGAAACATCACTACTACTGTGTGGTCTGCTAATAAGCACGATTCTCCACTTTCTACCAATGCTTCTCTTGTTATCACAGCGACTCGCGAGCTACGTTTAACCGATTCTTCAAGCAGATCAAACTTGTGGCCTGGCGCCCCTAACTCAACAAATTCTAACTCAACCAGACTTGTTTTAAATGAAGATGGGAGTCTTGTCTATGACAAGTGGAagagttttaattttcctactgATACTTTCTTGCCCGACCAGGCTATAAATGGCACTGAACTTGTCTCACAAAATGGTAAGTTCAGGTTCTtgaattcttcttctttgtctttCAATTACTCTGATAATTACTGGACCTCCGATAACGTGTTTGCACAACTAAAAAGCGATGGGAGTGTGAATCAAGGAAATGGTGTTTCAATCATTTCTGCTGATTTCGGGGTTGCCAGGATGCGGAGGTTGACTCTTGACAATGATGGGAATCTAAGGGTTTACAGTTATGATGAAAGCCTTGGCCAATGGTTTATTGCTTGGCAAGCACTGCAAGAATCGTGTAAAGTTCACGGGCTTTGCGGGCCTAATGCTATCTGCTTGCCAGACGGCTCAAATTCCATGTCCTGCGTGTGCCCCCCTGGATTCAGGCAAAGTTCTACAAGTCGAGATGCATGTGAGAGGAAAAGGAAACTCACTAGCAACACCAAGTTTGTTCAGCTTGATTATGTCAATTTCACTGGTGGATCAAATCAGACAAGTCTCAATGTCAGAAATCTAACAACTTGTAGAGCAAACTGCTTGGCTCATCCTAATTGTCTTGGTTTTATGTTCAAGTATGACGGTCAAGGTTACTGTGTGCTTCAGCTTGACAGACTATTATATGGGTACTGGTCTCCAGGGACTGAAGTTGTCATGTTCTTGCGTGTGGATAGTTCTGAAACAGATGAAACAAATTTCACTGGTATGACTCGTGTGCTGGACACCACATGTCCTGTTCGTATAAGCCTTCCTTTCCCTCCTCAAGAATCCAACACCACAACGCgaaatattgcaataatatGTACGTTATTTGCAGCGGAGCTGATTTCCgggattcttttcttttgggcTTTTTTGAAGAAATACATCAAGTATAGAGACATGGCTCAGACTTTAGGCCTTGAATTCCTGCCTGCTGGTGGACCTAAAAGGTTCACATATGCAGAGCTCAAAGCAGCAACAAATGACTTCTCCAATGCTATAGGAAAAGGTGGATTTGGTGATGTTTATAGAGGAGAGCTGCCTGATAAACGAATTGTTGCAGTCAAGTGCCTGAAACATGTCACTGGAGGGGATACTGAGTTTTGGGCAGAGGTTACAATTATTGCTAGGATGCACCATCTTAATCTGGTCAGGCTTTGGGGCTTTTGTGCGGAGAAAGGCCAAAGGATTCTAGTTTATGAGTATGTGCCTAATGGTTCTCTTGACAGGTACCTGTTCCCTGCGGGTCGGGTACCATCTTCAGGGACCGAGGTTGAGATGGGTCTGGTGGCTATTGATGGGCGCAAACCGATGCTTGATTGGGGGATCCGATATAGGATTGCACTTGGTGTAGCTAGAGCAATCGCATACTTGCATGAAGAGTGTTTGGAGTGGGTGTTGCATTGTGATATTAAGCCGGAAAATATACTTTTAGGTGATGATTTTTGCCCAAAGATCTCAGATTTTGGGTTGGCCAAGTTgaggaaaaaagaagatatgGTGAGCATGTCTCGAATCAGGGGTACTCGTGGGTACATGGCACCAGAATGGATTAAGAGTGATCCAATCACTCCCAAGGCTGATGTCTACAGTTTCGGGATGGTGTTGCTAGAAATCGTAACTGGGTCTAGAAATTTCGAGACGCAAGGTTCTTTGATGGACAGTGAGGATTGGTATTTTCCTAGGTGGGCATTTGACAAAGTGTTCAAGGAAATGAAGGTAGAGGACATTTTGGACCGACAGATTAAGCACTGTTATGATGGTAGAGTGCATTTTGATATGGTAGATAGGATGGTGAAGACAGCAATGTGGTGCCTTCAGGATAGGCCAGACATGAGGCCGTCAATGGGAAAGGTTGCGAAGATGCTCGAAGGAACCGTGGAAATTACTGAACCAACGAAGCCTACCATCTTCTTCCTAGAAGATTAA
- the LOC133696752 gene encoding putative clathrin assembly protein At2g25430, with protein sequence MHKRFRQVFCALKEHTSVSYAKIATFGGFCDVDLIIVKATAPDDLPLPEKYMHELMKIFSFSNSSFHSFSLSFTSRFGNTRSWKVALKCFILLHRLLRSLPEDSPVRAELLWIRSNGLLSLYPCHFRDDSSSNPEAYTVFIRSYAQLLDQALDCFSLDNKATEEEVMHESLQHKIKQVSRKLELLPRLQSLIDRVLDCIPTGVAPRSLIVQQAMKHIIRDSFVCYTTFRREIVLVLDNLLEMPYRSCVSAFGIYKKAAMQAGQLCEFYDWCKAKGFCGSYEYPFIDRIPQIHIQALETFLNGMWQLTNQSSSSLTTSPTSWVEFKSNSTEDDDQEKQVVKTNTLIKISSQLERSEENGFASNFELGKEELAPLIKLEEGEDDNWEALLEASLNTSSHDHRKNFLVYPNSFSNGYGDGHGHGYESQLICLDDHTKREEQDQWQLQVYNPNPFCQLHSYFPNFNGSACNPAFPWGF encoded by the coding sequence ATGCACAAGCGATTCAGGCAAGTTTTTTGTGCTCTAAAGGAGCACACCTCTGTAAGTTATGCCAAAATCGCCACATTTGGAGGGTTTTGTGATGTTGATCTCATAATTGTCAAAGCAACTGCTCCTGATGACTTACCATTGCCTGAAAAATACATGCACGAGCTCATGAAGATATTTTCCTTCTCTAACTCATCATTTCACTCCTTTTCTCTTAGCTTCACTAGCCGTTTTGGCAATACTCGATCCTGGAAAGTTGCTCTCAAATGCTTCATTCTCCTCCACCGCTTGCTCAGGTCATTGCCTGAAGATAGCCCTGTTCGGGCAGAACTATTATGGATTAGATCCAATGGCTTGCTCTCTCTCTATCCATGTCATTTCCGAGACGATTCGTCTTCAAATCCTGAAGCTTACACCGTGTTTATTAGGTCCTACGCGCAATTACTCGACCAAGCTCTTGATTGCTTTTCCTTGGACAACAAGGCAACAGAGGAAGAAGTGATGCATGAGAGCTTAcagcataaaataaaacaagtgagTAGAAAGCTTGAGCTTTTGCCACGACTTCAAAGCCTAATAGACCGAGTATTGGATTGCATACCAACTGGGGTTGCTCCTAGAAGCTTGATTGTTCAACAGGCAATGAAACATATCATTCGTGATAGTTTCGTTTGTTACACAACTTTTCGAAGAGAGattgttttggttttggatAACTTGCTTGAAATGCCATACAGGAGTTGTGTTTCGGCATTCGGAATTTACAAGAAAGCTGCGATGCAAGCAGGTCAGCTTTGCGAGTTTTACGATTGGTGTAAGGCTAAAGGGTTCTGTGGCTCATACGAGTACCCTTTCATAGACAGAATTCCACAGATACATATTCAGGCTCTCGAGACTTTTCTCAATGGGATGTGGCAGCTAACTAatcaatcatcatcatcattaactaCGTCACCAACCTCGTGGGTTGAGTTTAAATCAAATTCAACGGAAGATGATGATCAAGAGAAGCAAGTTGTTAAAACAAATACTCTAATTAAGATTAGTTCTCAATTGGAGAGATCCGAAGAGAATGGCTTTGCAAGTAACTTTGAGCTGGGAAAAGAAGAGTTGGCACCTCTAATTAAGTTAGAAGAAGGGGAAGATGATAACTGGGAGGCCTTGCTGGAAGCTTCCCTTAATACTTCTTCACATGACCATCGAAAGAACTTCCTGGTTTACCCTAATAGCTTTAGCAATGGCTATGGCGATGGACATGGACATGGGTATGAGAGTCAGCTTATTTGTTTGGACGATCACACAAAGAGAGAGGAGCAAGATCAATGGCAACTGCAAGTATACAATCCAAATCCTTTTTGTCAGCTTCATAGTTACTTTCCCAATTTCAATGGATCAGCATGTAATCCGGCATTTCCATGGGGATTTTAG
- the LOC133696658 gene encoding cyclin-SDS, whose translation MKLKQSSSSRVNKKIEREPPCIVKKQRSKRHLQVRSQISPILLSTNLSLNKNKGVSVDSISCSHFGDEVSSDSSRVTVESSLIRKRKFEDSPFRRITRSYYKNKEKERTSFEVEVGESSCVEDSKNSSSKGIQGNYTSTLSSLHQNLNSRKISSEIKEDDAVSVASGVESCLSRKTTTNRETDLSEISRNDAVSVNECVVEKQKKPNSLGGGGGESDDLACTEELYVDDGVSDYSSCQETLFSELQSEIFREKYSSDDLDFSDDYTPSIFFESGSDFSEKSVSDSNPSQTYSLLLQFRQQFSRSSLPLETTKSSSLLEAEYQENFAFARLDDEEDEESYKRLRERERRQLFLHDYPELYRNNTEFGDLILQQRLQMVHWIIEQATAKEFDLATVFLGISLLDRFLAIGFFKNKSHLQIVGIACLSLATRIEENQPYNCVRQKNFNIGNNVYSRSEVVAMEWLVQEVLNFRCFLPTIHNFMWFYLKAMKAGAVVEKRARYLAVLALSDLEQLRHWPSTVAATLVILASLESNEIASYGRVIEVHVRTNENDLHQCIKSLEWLLQYMS comes from the exons atgaagctCAAacagagcagcagcagcagagtGAATAAGAAAATCGAGCGAGAACCACCGTGCATCGTGAAGAAGCAGCGAAGCAAGCGTCACTTACAAGTCCGCTCTCAGATCTCACCAATTTTACTCTCCACTAATCTCTCTCTCAATAAGAACAAAGGAGTCTCTGTGGATTCGATCTCCTGCTCTCACTTCGGCGATGAAGTGTCTAGCGATTCAAGCCGAGTTACAGTTGAATCAAGTCTGATCAGGAAGAGAAAGTTCGAAGACTCACCGTTTCGGAGGATCACGAGATCATACTACAAGAACAAGGAGAAAGAGAGGACATCATTCGAAGTAGAAGTGGGTGAATCTTCTTGTGTGGAGGATTCGAAAAATAGTAGTTCCAAAGGAATTCAAGGCAATTACACTTCTACCTTATCCTCTCTTCACCAAAATCTCAATTCGAGGAAAATTTCCTCGGAGATTAAAGAAGATGACGCCGTGTCTGTGGCTTCAGGCGTGGAATCCTGCTTATCACGTAAAACGACGACAAACAGAGAGACAGACCTCTCTGAGATTTCCAGAAACGATGCAGTTTCTGTTAATGAGTGTGTTGTAGAGAAGCAGAAGAAGCCAAACAGCttgggaggaggaggaggagaaagtgATGACCTGGCTTGTACAGAGGAGTTGTATGTGGACGACGGAGTTTCGGATTACTCGTCTTGTCAGGAGACTTTGTTCTCGGAGCTGCAATCGGAGATATTCCGGGAAAAGTATTCATCGGACGACCTCGATTTCTCTGATGATTACACGCCGTCTATTTTCTTCGAATCTGGAAGCGATTTTTCTGAGAAGTCCGTAAGTGATTCGAATCCTTCGCAGACTTATTCCCTGTTGCTCCAGTTCAGACAGCAATTCTCGCGATCTAGTTTACCTCTAGAAACTACAAAATCATCGTCACTCCTTGAAGCAGAGTATCAAGAGAATTTCGCC TTTGCGAGATTGGACGATGAGGAAGATGAGGAGAGCTACAAGAgattgagagaaagagagagaaggcaATTGTTTTTGCACGACTACCCTGAATTGTACCGTAACAACACGGAGTTCGGCGATCTCATCCTCCAGCAACGGTTGCAGATGGTACACTGGATTATCGAG CAAGCAACTGCGAAGGAGTTTGACCTGGCGACCGTGTTTCTTGGAATTAGCCTTCTGGACCGGTTCCTAGCAATAGGGTTCTTCAAGAACAAAAGTCACCTTCAAATTGTTGGTATAGCTTGTCTTTCATTGGCCACCAGAATTGAAGAAAACCAGCCCTATAACTG TGTTAGGCAAAAGAATTTCAACATTGGGAACAATGTGTACAGCAGAAGTGAAGTAGTGGCCATGGAATGGCTGGTGCAGGAGGTCCTTAACTTCCGATGCTTCTTGCCCACCATCCACAATTTCATGTG GTTCTACCTGAAAGCTATGAAAGCTGGTGCAGTGGTGGAGAAGAGGGCCAGATACTTAGCAGTGCTGGCACTGTCAGACCTTGAGCAACTTAGGCATTGGCCCTCAACAGTTGCAGCCACGCTTGTCATCCTGGCTTCTCTAGAAAGCAATGAAATTGCATCCTATGGACGAGTTATCGAG GTTCATGTAAGAACAAACGAAAATGACCTACACCAGTGCATAAAG AGCCTAGAGTGGTTGCTGCAATATATGAGCTAG
- the LOC133697705 gene encoding protein POLLEN DEFECTIVE IN GUIDANCE 1, translated as MAWRSSGRKLSFEILNHSSSHEEKEDQYLVNYQSDPVEKPYRKKKKHKRKHKPLHPAIHEDSITHSYSVVHNSHHTDNGNIQNSYIVGSGGSVVCSTVSEVGAEIQRVYGNGELRQRNVNFAGGMETVVEENASEESGVEEKQRRSETPNGSVVTKLETAESLDWNKLMADDPNYLFSMEKSPVKYFMDEMNKGISLRSTTTLGSEKEREKVYDTIFRLPWRCELLIDVGFFVCLDSFLSLLTIMPTKILMILWRFPSARQFKKPSAAELSDIGCFIVLASGVVLLGQIDISLIYHMIRGQGTIKLYVVYNVLEIFDKLCQSFGGDVLQALFNSSEGLANCSSENMRFWILRFISDQVLAMAFSILHSFILLAQAITLSTCIVAHNNALLALLVSNNFAEIKSSVFKRFSKDNIHSLVYSDSIERFHISAFLSAVLAQNILEAEGPWFESFLLNALMVFFCEMLIDIIKHSFLAKFNDMKPIVYSEFLEELCNQTLNIQTENTESRKRTLTFIPLAPACVVIRVLTPVYSAHLPHSPLMWRLFWILFLAALTYVMLTSLKVMVGMGLQKHAKWYVDRCRRRKKRIHND; from the exons ATGGCTTGGAGATCCTCAGGCAGAAAGCTGTCCTTCGAGATTCTAAACCATAGCAGTTCccatgaagaaaaagaagaccaATATCTTGTCAATTACCAATCAGATCCAGTGGAGAAACCCTaccgaaaaaagaagaaacacaaGCGCAAACACAAGCCTCTCCATCCCGCAATCCACGAAGATTCAATCACCCATTCCTATTCAGTTGTCCACAATTCGCATCACACAGACAACGGAAACATCCAAAACAGTTATATAGTAGGCAGCGGCGGGAGCGTGGTTTGTAGTACGGTGAGTGAAGTAGGGGCGGAGATTCAGCGCGTGTACGGGAACGGGGAGTTGAGGCAGAGGAATGTCAATTTTGCTGGTGGAATGGAGACTGTGGTGGAGGAAAATGCGTCGGAGGAGAGTGGAGTGGAGGAGAAGCAGCGGAGAAGTGAAACACCGAATGGAAGTGTTGTTACGAAGTTGGAGACGGCGGAATCATTGGATTGGAATAAACTCATGGCCGACGATCCTAATT ATCTCTTTTCGATGGAGAAGTCACCGGTGAAGTACTTTATGGACGAAATGAATAAAGGAATTTCGTTGAGGAGCACAACTACTCTTGGGAGTGAGAAAGAAAGGGAGAAAGTATATGACACCATTTTTCGCTTGCCATGGAGATGTGAACTG CTTATAGATGTTGGCTTCTTTGTATGCCTGGATTCGTTTCTATCACTGTTAACTATTATGCCAACTAAGATTCTGATGATCCTCTGGAGGTTTCCGAGTGCCAG GCAGTTCAAGAAGCCTTCTGCAGCAGAGCTTTCTGATATTGGCTGCTTTATTGTGTTGGCTTCTGGTGTTGTACTTTTGGGACAAATAG ATATCAGCTTAATATATCACATGATTCGTGGCCAAGGAACAATCAAACTCTATGTGGTTTACAATGTTTTGGAG ATATTTGATAAACTGTGTCAGAGCTTTGGTGGAGATGTACTGCAGGCTCTATTCAATTCTTCAGAAGGGCTTGCAAATTGTTCATCAGAAAATATGAGATTCTGGATTTTGAGATTTATCTCTGATCAAGTTTTAGCTATGGCCTTTTCAA TTCTtcattctttcattttattagcTCAGGCAATTACTTTATCAACTTGTATCGTTGCTCACAATAATGCTTTGCTGGCTTTGCTTGTATCCAATAACTTTGCTGAGATAAAAAGCAGTGTCTTCAAACGTTTCAGCAAAGATAACATTCACAGTTTGGTGTACTCTG ATTCCATAGAGAGATTCCACATTTCAGCATTCTTATCAGCTGTTTTGGCTCAAAATATACTGGAGGCTGAGGGTCCTTGGTTTGAGAGTTTTCTTCTT AATGCGctcatggtttttttctgtGAAATGTTAATTGATATCATAAAGCATTCATTCCTCGCCAAATTCAATGACATGAAGCCTATTGTATACTCTGAATTTCTTGAAGAGCTTTGCAACCAG ACACTGAACATTCAAACAGAGAATACAGAAAGTAGAAAGAGAACTCTTACATTCATTCCTTTGGCTCCAGCATGTGTG GTTATCCGAGTGCTGACTCCAGTATATTCTGCTCACCTTCCCCACAGTCCCCTTATGTGGAGGCTTTTTTGGATCCTTTTCTTGGCTGCCTTGACCTATGTTATGCTCACAAGCCTGAAGGTAATGGTTGGCATGGGCCTCCAAAAGCATGCCAAATGGTACGTCGATAGGTGCCGGAGGAGGAAAAAACGAATTCACAATGATTAA
- the LOC133696659 gene encoding binding partner of ACD11 1 isoform X1, producing the protein MSSTSVPVQEDAGQKTEALPQSNSATDWTVNVSDVRTVKVSNISLTATDRDIEEFFSFSGDILYVEMRRESETTQLAYVTFEESQGADTAMLLSGAIVADLSVLITPVEDYQLPPEALSSKLEQKPPATDSAVKKAEDVVSTMLAKGFVLGKDAINRGKAFDERIHLTSNASATVASIDHKMGLSEKLSVGTAVVNEKVREMDEKFQVLVKTKTVLSVAEQKASSVGSAIMSNPYVSTGASWVSGAFTAVAKAAEDVSVMTREKVEKAEEEKMEIPVSEGSPAHIHHNGSPAGEPPVIPIDSADSKLANI; encoded by the exons ATGTCGTCGACGTCG GTTCCGGTACAGGAAGATGCTGGTCAGAAAACCGAAGCTCTACCCCAGTCAAATAGTGCAACGGACTGGACAGTCAATGTTTCAGAT GTAAGAACAGTTAAAGTTAGCAACATTTCATTAACTGCTACTGATAGGGATATCGAAGAGTTTTTCTCCTTCTCTGGAGATATTCTATATGTCGAAATGCGAAG GGAAAGTGAAACAACTCAGCTTGCCTATGTTACATTCGAGGAGTCGCAGGGAGCTGATACGGCGATGCTTCTTTCA GGAGCCATCGTAGCTGATCTTTCTGTTTTGATTACACCTGTTGAGGATTATCAACTGCCCCCTGAAGCTCTTTCATCAAAATtg GAGCAAAAGCCACCTGCTACTGATTCTGCTGTTAAGAAGGCTGAAGATGTGGTGAGCACCATGCTTGCCAAGGGCTTTGTATTGGGGAAGGATGCCATCAACAGGGGCAAAGCCTTTGATGAACGTATTCATCTGACTTCAAATGCCTCTGCAACAGTTGCTTCAATTGACCATAAGATGGGTCTGAGTGAAAAGCTTAGTGTGGGTACAGCTGTGGTGAATGAAAAGGTCCGGGAGATGGATGAGAAGTTCCAAGTGCTTGTAAAGACGAAAACTGTCCTTTCAGTAGCTGAGCAGAAGGCAAGCAGTGTAGGATCTGCCATCATGAGTAACCCTTACGTATCCACAGGAGCTTCATGGGTTTCAGGTGCGTTTACTGCAGTGGCAAAGGCAGCTGAGGATGTGAGCGTGATGACCAGGGAGAAAGTTGAGAAGGCTGAAGAGGAAAAAATGGAGATTCCTGTCAGCGAGGGGAGCCCAGCACACATCCATCACAATGGATCTCCAGCGGGAGAGCCTCCAGTGATTCCAATTGATTCAGCAGATAGTAAGCTTGCAAATATTTGA
- the LOC133695776 gene encoding protein RGF1 INDUCIBLE TRANSCRIPTION FACTOR 1-like encodes MPRSYRDKPFIFYRCFSFSSLAHSFTAPVCKLLVFTEFSCLSIQQQQFNLEAEEMVGCQLYVKNTNWLSTLFHSEFFDSCGLHQEHRKNEKNVFCIDCRVGCCRHCMESHFLHRQFQICKYVYHDVVRLQEIQKHLDCSKIQTYKINGEKAIHLKPRPQPKDARPSTKAKLGASCEACARYLQDVPNRFCSIACKVSVELKDQSHNIIPFSIQEFPDLSWKENCSAERHSSENESSLSLTDMSEDTPGWINSALKPRRQLHKRKGVPRRAPLC; translated from the exons ATGCCTCGTTCATACCGGGACAAGCCTTTCATATTTTATAGAtgcttttccttctcttctcttgcTCATTCTTTCACAGCCCCTGTTTGCAAATTGTTGGTTTTCACTGAATTTAGCTGTCTTTCAATCCAACAACAACAATTCAATCTCGAAGCAGAAGAAATG GTAGGATGCCAACTTTATGTAAAGAACACAAATTGGCTCAGCACTCTTTTCCATAGCGAGTTCTTTGATTCTTGTGGTCTGCATCAAGAACACAGAAAGAACGAGAAAAACGTGTTTTGCATCGATTGCAGAGTTGGGTGCTGTCGACATTGTATGGAATCTCATTTTCTTCATAGACAATTTCAGATCTGCAAATATGTTTATCATGATGTTGTTCGCCTTCAAGAGATTCAAAAACATCTTGACTGTTCTAAAATTCag ACTTACAAGATAAATGGTGAAAAGGCTATTCATCTGAAACCACGGCCTCAGCCTAAAGATGCAAGGCCATCCACGAAAGCGAAGCTTGGTGCTTCTTGTGAAGCATGTGCAAGATATCTACAAGATGTCCCCAATCGCTTCTGCTCCATTGCATGCAAG GTTTCAGTGGAGCTTAAAGATCAAAGCCACAATATCATCCCCTTCTCAATTCAGGAATTTCCTGACCTTTCCTGGAAGGAAAACTGCAGTGCAGAAAGGCATTCAAGTGAGAACGAATCGTCACTTTCTTTGACTGATATGTCTGAGGATACTCCAGGTTGGATCAATTCAGCTTTGAAACCAAGAAGACAATTGCACAAGAGAAAAGGCGTCCCACGTAGGGCTCCCCTCTGCTAG